The following coding sequences are from one Bifidobacterium sp. window:
- a CDS encoding ABC transporter ATP-binding protein: MLLELDHVSKIYGDLHAVDDLSLSVGEGEWLAIVGSSGSGKTTLMNIIGCMDTPSEGSVTLEGRQLNDLNATQLADVRKNVIGLVFQKFYLVPHLTAVENVMVAQYYHSVVDEEQAMESLRKVGLEERAHHLPGQLSGGEQQRVCIARALINCPKLILADEPTGNLDGTNEKIVLDLFKQLHQQGTTIIVVTHDALVASCAQREIMLNHGVLVGEQWNDNSAQQSYMEAGGKPTLVRSDQAISGGSNQASGAASDLPVGFIDPTKSSKTDGTSI, from the coding sequence ATGTTGCTCGAATTGGATCATGTGTCGAAGATTTATGGCGATCTACACGCAGTTGACGATCTGAGTCTGTCTGTGGGCGAGGGTGAGTGGCTTGCTATCGTCGGTTCCTCTGGCTCGGGGAAAACAACCTTGATGAACATCATTGGATGTATGGACACTCCCAGCGAAGGCTCCGTAACGCTTGAAGGAAGGCAGCTCAACGATTTGAATGCTACCCAACTTGCTGATGTGCGAAAAAATGTGATTGGTCTAGTATTTCAAAAGTTTTATCTGGTGCCGCATCTCACCGCCGTTGAGAATGTGATGGTTGCGCAGTATTACCATTCCGTTGTCGATGAGGAACAAGCAATGGAAAGCCTTCGCAAGGTAGGACTTGAAGAGCGTGCGCATCACTTGCCTGGGCAATTGTCTGGTGGTGAACAACAGCGGGTTTGTATAGCTCGAGCTTTGATTAATTGTCCAAAACTGATCCTGGCAGACGAACCTACCGGTAACCTCGACGGTACCAATGAGAAAATTGTGTTGGATCTCTTCAAACAGCTTCACCAACAAGGAACTACTATCATCGTGGTGACCCATGATGCTTTGGTGGCCTCTTGTGCACAACGCGAAATTATGTTGAACCATGGAGTGCTCGTTGGCGAACAGTGGAATGACAACAGCGCGCAACAGAGCTATATGGAAGCTGGCGGAAAACCTACTCTGGTGAGATCTGATCAGGCAATAAGCGGTGGATCGAACCAAGCGAGTGGAGCTGCATCTGATCTGCCTGTAGGATTCATTGACCCTACTAAATCTTCAAAAACTGACGGTACAAGCATCTGA
- a CDS encoding FMN-binding protein produces MTHAAGSRKDVSVRAQRKTITATSLAALGLVAASTLLAGCGESSAIPMDDAYAGSGDESSSSPANTDSSSSSDSSASSSAGSKKDTGTYKDGSYAIKGEYGPVGEDTIDVTITVAAGHISDVQVVGHPFTTISKNHQNAFIKAIPGVVEGKALKDLKVDKVAGASWTSEAFNKALEVARQEASE; encoded by the coding sequence ATGACGCATGCGGCTGGATCAAGAAAGGATGTCAGCGTGAGGGCACAGAGGAAAACTATTACAGCGACATCGCTTGCCGCACTGGGGCTAGTAGCTGCAAGTACTTTGCTTGCAGGCTGCGGTGAATCTTCTGCAATTCCTATGGATGATGCTTACGCCGGTTCGGGAGATGAATCCAGTAGTTCACCTGCTAATACCGATTCAAGTTCATCTTCAGATTCATCTGCGAGTAGCTCAGCTGGTTCCAAGAAGGATACTGGCACATACAAAGATGGTAGTTATGCCATCAAAGGTGAGTATGGTCCTGTTGGTGAGGACACCATTGATGTGACCATTACTGTTGCTGCCGGTCATATAAGCGATGTACAAGTTGTTGGGCACCCTTTCACCACGATTTCTAAAAACCATCAGAATGCATTTATTAAAGCAATTCCAGGTGTGGTTGAGGGCAAAGCTCTGAAAGATTTGAAAGTCGATAAGGTAGCAGGAGCGAGTTGGACAAGCGAAGCCTTTAACAAAGCACTTGAGGTGGCCCGCCAAGAAGCTTCCGAGTAA
- a CDS encoding class I SAM-dependent methyltransferase has translation MAISTMTVADMVGVFFNQDAPIHVSAFDGSSFGSKDAPLNLEIRNSRAVYYIAECPNDLGLARAYLQGDIASPELEPGNPYSVFKQLMELKEYTRKPKKTELAKLSATILSHGIRKPKPPEIELPSLAQRMAEGIMPHTKKGDAATVSYHYDQSNDFYAMFLGPSMTYTCACFPTADATLEKAQDHKLNMVLDKLNLKEGDSLLDIGCGWGSMEIAAAKRGIRVIGVTLSQEQVDWGTEWIAREGLEDLAEVRLMDYRDVPESGFDGICSIGMMEHVGHKHYHAYFKEMLDKLRPGGMLLNHQITRCNSFQGKRAGGFIDRYIFPDGELASPGEIEVTINNVGFEVINQENLRQHYAITLKHWNENLQDRWDDAVKLVGEPKARLWGVYMAGSRFNFELNTIQIHQFLCIKPDPETGTTTYPLRPWWNR, from the coding sequence ATGGCTATATCAACAATGACCGTGGCAGACATGGTGGGGGTCTTTTTCAACCAGGATGCTCCAATTCATGTCAGTGCCTTTGACGGATCGAGTTTCGGCAGCAAAGACGCTCCACTCAATTTGGAAATTCGCAATTCACGCGCCGTCTATTACATTGCAGAATGTCCGAACGATTTAGGCCTTGCACGCGCATATCTTCAAGGTGATATCGCATCGCCAGAACTTGAACCCGGCAACCCATACAGTGTGTTTAAGCAGTTGATGGAGCTGAAGGAGTACACCAGAAAACCGAAGAAAACCGAGTTGGCGAAACTCAGTGCAACCATTCTGTCGCATGGCATAAGAAAACCCAAGCCACCGGAAATAGAGCTTCCATCTTTGGCTCAGCGCATGGCTGAAGGAATCATGCCACACACCAAAAAGGGTGATGCGGCGACCGTCAGCTATCACTACGATCAAAGTAACGACTTCTATGCGATGTTTCTTGGACCGTCAATGACTTACACCTGCGCCTGCTTCCCAACAGCAGATGCGACTCTTGAAAAAGCACAAGACCACAAACTCAATATGGTACTTGACAAACTGAACCTCAAAGAGGGCGATTCGCTCCTTGACATCGGTTGCGGTTGGGGATCGATGGAAATCGCAGCAGCAAAGCGTGGTATTCGCGTAATAGGCGTCACCCTTTCACAAGAACAGGTTGATTGGGGCACTGAATGGATAGCACGCGAAGGTCTTGAAGACCTCGCTGAGGTTCGCTTGATGGATTATCGAGATGTCCCAGAATCTGGTTTCGATGGCATCTGCTCTATCGGCATGATGGAGCACGTTGGACACAAGCATTATCACGCTTATTTCAAGGAGATGCTCGATAAGCTGCGCCCAGGTGGCATGCTGCTCAATCATCAAATTACTAGGTGCAACAGCTTCCAAGGCAAGCGCGCTGGTGGCTTTATCGACCGATACATTTTCCCTGACGGCGAGCTAGCCAGCCCAGGAGAAATTGAAGTCACCATTAACAATGTGGGATTCGAAGTTATTAATCAAGAGAATCTCAGGCAGCACTACGCAATTACGCTCAAACATTGGAATGAGAATCTGCAAGACCGCTGGGATGACGCAGTTAAACTAGTAGGCGAGCCCAAAGCCCGACTGTGGGGTGTCTATATGGCAGGATCGCGATTCAACTTCGAGTTGAACACCATCCAGATTCACCAGTTCCTCTGCATCAAACCAGACCCCGAAACAGGAACCACCACCTATCCTCTCCGTCCATGGTGGAACAGATAG
- a CDS encoding DUF4186 domain-containing protein — MQEVEDDREFWIEQTLDRLSHSPFRAKFSLSAHDRQYARDKGRAVIALHAQELLRSRVGDAYPSKDGKQTPFRGHLVFTAQHATATCCRGCIEKWHHIHRGQELSDEQIAALAALIMAWIERDLIAHPS, encoded by the coding sequence ATGCAAGAAGTGGAAGATGATCGAGAATTTTGGATAGAGCAGACGCTAGATCGTCTATCGCATTCCCCTTTTAGAGCAAAGTTTTCGCTGAGTGCTCACGATAGGCAGTATGCAAGGGATAAAGGTCGTGCAGTTATAGCTCTACATGCGCAGGAACTGTTACGAAGTCGTGTGGGGGATGCCTATCCTAGCAAAGACGGTAAGCAGACACCGTTTCGGGGGCATCTGGTATTTACTGCTCAACATGCAACCGCAACTTGTTGTAGAGGGTGCATAGAGAAATGGCATCACATCCATCGAGGGCAAGAACTCAGCGATGAGCAAATTGCTGCCTTAGCTGCCTTAATCATGGCTTGGATTGAACGAGATTTGATTGCGCATCCTTCCTGA
- a CDS encoding NADPH-dependent F420 reductase → MSKVTIFGKGNMGSALSGIAEKAGAEVQAIDSSTAEGTAISGEIVILAVPYPALEAIVNQYGEQLPGKTVVDITNPLDFSTFDSLVTPSDSSAAQQLAEKLPEAHVLKAFNTNFAATLASGKIGEKQTTVLIAGDDADAKTDLSALVQAAGLEAIDAGALKRARELEAIGFLQLTLAAGEKIAWTGGFAVQR, encoded by the coding sequence ATGAGCAAGGTAACTATTTTTGGCAAGGGCAATATGGGTTCAGCGCTCAGTGGAATAGCCGAAAAGGCAGGAGCAGAGGTACAGGCTATAGATTCATCCACAGCTGAAGGCACAGCCATTTCTGGTGAGATCGTCATTCTTGCGGTCCCATACCCAGCACTTGAGGCGATTGTCAATCAGTACGGTGAACAACTCCCCGGTAAGACTGTTGTAGACATCACCAATCCATTGGACTTTTCAACCTTCGATTCACTCGTCACCCCTTCAGACTCCTCAGCAGCTCAACAACTGGCTGAAAAACTCCCTGAGGCTCACGTTCTCAAGGCGTTCAACACCAATTTCGCCGCGACACTAGCTTCCGGCAAAATCGGAGAGAAACAAACCACAGTGTTGATAGCAGGCGATGACGCTGACGCTAAAACAGATCTATCTGCGCTTGTACAGGCTGCTGGCCTTGAGGCCATCGATGCAGGTGCACTCAAGCGAGCTCGTGAATTGGAAGCTATAGGATTCCTGCAACTCACCCTTGCTGCAGGAGAGAAGATTGCTTGGACTGGTGGCTTCGCCGTCCAGCGCTAA
- a CDS encoding winged helix-turn-helix transcriptional regulator, which produces MDTPTAIDSNAEAAVGRCHSKLSDASSETMQYNVFSDRCISRKLLTDVSRRWSVLILSSLRVGPKRFGELKDAIAGMSERMLSITLKTLLHDHLVVRVGTTVCSTYELTPAGLLIAEKADELFEAVYSALDSMDPQDLAAAAAQ; this is translated from the coding sequence ATGGATACTCCAACAGCAATTGATAGCAACGCCGAGGCGGCAGTAGGACGATGTCACTCGAAGCTCAGCGATGCATCGAGTGAAACAATGCAATACAACGTGTTTTCAGATCGTTGTATTTCTCGCAAGTTGCTCACAGATGTTTCTCGGCGTTGGAGTGTGCTTATTCTCTCGTCACTGAGAGTAGGGCCGAAGCGTTTTGGAGAGTTGAAAGATGCTATAGCAGGCATGAGTGAGCGTATGCTCTCTATCACCTTGAAGACCCTGCTCCACGATCATTTGGTAGTGAGAGTTGGCACCACGGTTTGCTCAACGTATGAGTTAACTCCAGCGGGGTTGTTGATAGCTGAAAAGGCCGATGAGCTGTTTGAAGCTGTTTATAGCGCATTAGACAGCATGGATCCGCAGGATCTCGCCGCCGCAGCAGCGCAATGA
- a CDS encoding aldo/keto reductase: MTSSENQTLPNLTANDGLVLPAIGFGTYKLRGFDGSTAIESALNNGYRLLDSAVNYDNEGTVGKAIHQSGVPREDIIVTSKLPGRYHNHDQAVETIEESLLRMDLDYIDLYLIHWPNPIENQYVEAWQTLIELKDRGLIKHIGVSNFLPEHIDRLVKETGVTPAVNQIQLHPYWQQQDLKAYDDKHGIITEAWSPLRRGGETVKDPTIVSVAQKHGVTPTQVVLRWHVDYGDIPIPKSATPSRQIENLDVMSFDFDDEDRAAFAGLDSPDGSRGDFDPRSHQEM; the protein is encoded by the coding sequence ATGACATCATCTGAAAATCAGACCCTGCCTAATCTCACAGCCAACGATGGTCTGGTATTGCCTGCCATCGGATTTGGTACATACAAACTTCGCGGTTTCGATGGTTCAACCGCTATTGAATCAGCACTTAACAACGGTTACCGGTTGCTGGATAGCGCAGTTAACTATGACAACGAAGGGACTGTTGGCAAAGCTATACACCAAAGTGGAGTGCCCCGCGAAGACATTATTGTGACTTCGAAACTCCCAGGCCGCTACCATAATCATGACCAAGCTGTCGAGACTATCGAGGAGAGCTTGCTCCGCATGGATCTCGATTATATTGATTTGTATCTGATTCATTGGCCAAATCCAATCGAAAACCAATACGTCGAAGCTTGGCAGACACTGATTGAGCTCAAAGATCGGGGCCTAATTAAGCATATTGGTGTGAGTAACTTTCTTCCTGAGCACATTGATCGTCTCGTCAAGGAAACTGGCGTCACTCCCGCAGTCAACCAAATTCAGCTACACCCGTATTGGCAGCAACAAGACTTAAAAGCTTATGACGACAAACATGGCATCATTACTGAAGCATGGAGTCCTTTGCGTCGAGGCGGCGAAACGGTGAAAGATCCTACTATTGTGTCGGTAGCGCAGAAGCATGGCGTTACACCCACTCAGGTGGTTCTCAGGTGGCATGTGGATTACGGTGACATCCCAATCCCTAAGTCCGCTACACCATCCCGCCAAATTGAGAACCTTGACGTAATGAGTTTCGACTTCGACGATGAGGATCGTGCAGCTTTCGCTGGATTAGACAGCCCAGACGGTAGCCGTGGAGATTTTGATCCACGCAGTCATCAAGAAATGTAA
- a CDS encoding amino acid permease, translated as MDYFRKRNVKELVEQSTPLRRTMRTLDLTLLGIGAIIGTGIFVLTGKGALTAGPALSVSFVLAAICCGFAGLCYAEFASMAPVSGSAYTYSYIAFGEVVAFVIGWDLILEYALQAATVSAGWSGYFTKLLQGFGINLPVELTAAYGTTTGVTTYFNLPGFIVVLLITWLLSVGINQTRRANDIMVGIKLAVIVLFIACVVWYVKPSNWQPFSPYGWYSFKHNSTVPMGIIPAASIVFFSFIGFDAVSSSAEETIEPKKTLPKGILLSLAVSTVLYIVMTLIMTGVVKFPEFAKFIDAPVAGVILKTGMNWLALIVDFGALIGMTTVMLVQLYGQSRICYSMSRDGLFPKFFGEIHPKYRTPFKGTWFFGIATAIAGGLININVLFELVNIGTLSAFIIVSAGIIWMRHKHPEMQRGFKTPGVPFTPLIAIIFCGVLIAGLNWETWVRFAVWFALGFIVYFLYAAKHSKMNTLESTSLKQ; from the coding sequence GTGGATTATTTCCGCAAAAGGAACGTCAAAGAGCTTGTCGAACAGTCGACACCGTTGCGCCGAACAATGCGCACACTCGACCTGACATTGCTGGGAATCGGAGCGATTATCGGCACCGGCATTTTTGTGCTCACCGGTAAAGGTGCTCTTACTGCAGGACCTGCCCTTTCCGTGTCCTTCGTCCTTGCAGCTATTTGTTGCGGGTTCGCCGGACTGTGCTACGCAGAATTTGCATCTATGGCACCAGTTTCAGGCTCCGCATATACCTACTCATATATCGCATTCGGCGAAGTGGTCGCTTTTGTTATTGGATGGGATCTCATACTCGAATACGCGTTACAAGCGGCCACGGTTTCTGCAGGATGGTCTGGTTATTTTACGAAATTATTGCAAGGCTTCGGTATCAATCTGCCTGTGGAGCTCACTGCGGCTTATGGAACCACCACTGGAGTTACCACATATTTCAATCTTCCAGGTTTTATAGTGGTGCTGCTCATCACTTGGCTGTTGTCCGTCGGCATCAACCAAACTCGTCGTGCAAACGACATTATGGTGGGCATCAAGTTGGCAGTAATCGTATTATTTATCGCATGCGTGGTGTGGTACGTTAAACCCTCTAACTGGCAACCATTCTCACCATACGGGTGGTACTCCTTCAAGCACAACAGCACTGTTCCGATGGGGATCATCCCTGCGGCCTCAATCGTATTCTTCTCCTTCATCGGGTTTGATGCCGTCTCATCCAGCGCTGAAGAAACCATCGAACCGAAGAAAACCCTACCGAAAGGCATTTTGCTATCTCTGGCGGTTTCCACAGTGCTCTACATTGTGATGACGCTGATTATGACCGGCGTAGTGAAATTTCCAGAATTTGCAAAGTTCATCGACGCTCCCGTTGCAGGCGTCATACTCAAAACAGGCATGAATTGGCTTGCGCTAATTGTCGATTTCGGCGCGCTTATTGGTATGACCACGGTCATGCTGGTGCAGCTATATGGCCAATCACGCATCTGCTACTCCATGAGTCGAGACGGTTTATTCCCCAAATTCTTTGGTGAGATTCATCCAAAGTATCGCACGCCTTTCAAAGGAACATGGTTTTTCGGTATTGCTACAGCCATTGCGGGAGGACTCATCAATATCAACGTCTTATTTGAATTGGTGAACATCGGCACACTCTCGGCATTCATTATCGTTTCAGCCGGAATTATCTGGATGCGTCATAAGCACCCAGAAATGCAACGTGGCTTCAAAACTCCAGGAGTTCCTTTCACACCGTTGATTGCGATTATCTTTTGTGGTGTGCTTATTGCCGGACTCAATTGGGAGACTTGGGTACGTTTCGCAGTGTGGTTTGCACTCGGTTTCATAGTGTATTTCTTGTACGCCGCTAAGCACTCCAAGATGAATACTCTTGAAAGCACCTCCCTTAAGCAATAG
- a CDS encoding heavy metal translocating P-type ATPase has protein sequence METGIIVILAALALTLLVIWLLLSPQHAARATIQQGTQQVSITVKGGYSPSTIEVSAGIPVILEFDRQEDGECSSHVVFSELGIDTMLPAFKRSTLNLGPLQAGEYPFACGMNMLHGKIIVREQSNDDTTPTTAVSEHQTSHPDNINTTTVMSHESDPLLSQHTEDESRAQEIKSLWARLIVGIVFTLPVFVATMFHPILGHWTPMVLMNPWVQLVLVLPVMFYSGWPVHRTGWLALTHRSAEMNSLVTLGTSAAFLFSLVVTVAPQILPSGSREPYYESVGTIITLMILGQLLEAKARAGTGEAIRSLIGLNPRTARVVREDGHIEEIPADKVVVGDVIAIRPGEKFPVDGVVISGSSGVDESMITGESMPVSKTVNDQVIGATVNGNGTLQYRASKVGKDTVLAHIIGLVRQAQSSKAPIQRLADTIAQYFVPAVIIIAIWTFVAWWFLGPAPQALHGLIAAVSVLVIACPCALGIATPLSVTIATGKGAQSGILIRSAQVLENAHKLDVLILDKTGTITEGKPQLTDIVPAHLDDDTFALIASAEEPSEHPLAHAIVDAAKSREFKLSSPQHFEALTGRGILSTVNGHEILIGSQELLEERGVSGMHWELDSPDPHASSDLASSLRDLASQGKTTVLAAVDGAFVAALAVADTVKADSAQAIAAIQSQGVEVWMASGDNAITANAIAAQVGIAHVIAQVSPGDKADAIANLQSQGKLVGMVGDGINDAPALTQADVGFAIGTGTDVAIESSDITLMSGKLSSAVNAITLSKATMRNIKENLWFAFGYNGLGIPVAAGALYAMFGILLNPMIAGAAMAFSSLSVVINANRLRGLQLDANFPSTSLASSQHSAQPQTQFLPAPTASSHMVEPPHDSKQLADQQVHQQEIEGNTMSIFHRHQESTDQGAQQAESFKDPVCGMSVNPSTAAASREHDGKHYYFCSTHCAESFDKDPASYAA, from the coding sequence ATGGAAACCGGCATCATCGTTATTCTGGCAGCACTGGCGCTGACCCTACTGGTTATCTGGCTCCTGTTGTCACCTCAGCATGCAGCGCGTGCCACGATTCAGCAGGGTACGCAACAGGTATCTATCACTGTCAAAGGTGGGTATTCCCCTTCTACGATTGAGGTATCCGCAGGAATACCTGTCATACTCGAATTCGATCGTCAGGAAGATGGCGAATGCTCATCCCACGTGGTGTTCTCAGAACTCGGCATCGATACCATGCTTCCCGCTTTCAAGCGCAGTACACTTAATCTCGGCCCGCTACAAGCAGGCGAATATCCCTTTGCCTGTGGCATGAATATGTTGCACGGAAAAATCATAGTGCGTGAGCAATCAAATGATGACACAACTCCCACTACAGCCGTAAGTGAACATCAGACCTCACACCCTGACAACATCAACACAACGACTGTCATGTCTCATGAGTCAGACCCGCTACTATCTCAACACACTGAAGATGAATCAAGAGCGCAAGAGATTAAGAGTCTTTGGGCGCGACTAATTGTGGGCATCGTTTTCACACTGCCCGTATTTGTAGCTACAATGTTTCACCCCATTCTCGGGCATTGGACGCCAATGGTGCTAATGAATCCCTGGGTACAGTTGGTACTCGTATTACCAGTGATGTTCTATTCAGGATGGCCAGTGCATCGAACTGGCTGGCTGGCTCTCACACACCGTTCTGCAGAGATGAATTCTTTAGTTACGCTTGGCACCTCAGCAGCTTTTCTCTTCAGTCTGGTGGTAACGGTCGCTCCACAAATTCTGCCTTCAGGTTCACGCGAGCCTTACTACGAGTCTGTGGGCACCATCATTACCTTGATGATTTTGGGCCAACTCTTGGAAGCTAAGGCGCGAGCTGGCACAGGAGAGGCCATTCGATCTCTGATTGGTCTTAACCCTCGCACAGCACGAGTGGTGCGAGAAGATGGGCACATTGAGGAAATTCCTGCGGATAAGGTCGTAGTTGGCGATGTTATTGCCATACGTCCCGGTGAAAAATTTCCAGTGGATGGAGTAGTCATCTCGGGATCTTCTGGCGTAGACGAAAGCATGATTACCGGTGAATCCATGCCGGTTTCAAAGACGGTTAATGACCAAGTTATAGGCGCTACTGTCAACGGCAACGGCACTTTGCAATACCGTGCCAGCAAAGTGGGCAAGGACACCGTCTTGGCGCATATTATCGGACTGGTGAGGCAGGCACAATCTTCGAAAGCGCCTATCCAACGTTTAGCGGACACCATTGCTCAATACTTTGTCCCGGCAGTCATCATCATAGCTATTTGGACTTTTGTAGCTTGGTGGTTCCTCGGTCCTGCACCACAAGCTCTACACGGACTCATAGCCGCAGTCTCAGTATTAGTTATTGCCTGCCCATGCGCATTGGGCATCGCTACTCCACTCTCTGTCACCATTGCTACAGGAAAAGGTGCGCAGTCAGGCATACTGATACGATCTGCACAAGTCCTTGAAAACGCTCATAAGCTGGATGTACTGATTCTTGATAAAACAGGAACTATTACTGAGGGCAAACCCCAACTTACCGACATAGTTCCTGCTCATTTGGACGATGACACGTTTGCATTGATTGCTTCAGCAGAAGAACCATCTGAGCATCCGCTGGCGCATGCGATCGTCGATGCAGCCAAATCTCGCGAGTTCAAACTTTCATCACCACAACACTTCGAAGCACTCACCGGTAGAGGAATACTCTCCACTGTGAATGGGCACGAAATCCTCATTGGCAGCCAAGAGTTATTAGAGGAGCGCGGCGTCAGCGGTATGCATTGGGAGCTTGATTCGCCAGATCCACACGCATCATCAGACCTCGCCTCTTCACTGCGAGATCTCGCATCACAAGGCAAAACTACTGTACTGGCGGCGGTTGATGGCGCCTTCGTTGCCGCACTAGCTGTTGCCGATACCGTCAAAGCTGATTCGGCACAGGCAATCGCCGCTATACAATCTCAAGGTGTCGAAGTCTGGATGGCCAGTGGCGACAATGCTATAACAGCGAATGCAATAGCAGCACAAGTTGGTATTGCCCATGTCATTGCCCAAGTTTCTCCAGGTGATAAAGCTGACGCCATTGCCAATCTACAATCTCAGGGCAAGCTCGTAGGCATGGTTGGCGATGGCATCAACGATGCACCGGCCTTAACTCAAGCAGACGTGGGTTTCGCTATAGGAACCGGGACTGATGTGGCTATTGAATCCAGCGATATCACGTTGATGTCAGGCAAACTCAGTAGTGCCGTGAATGCTATAACCCTTTCCAAAGCCACGATGCGCAATATCAAGGAAAACCTTTGGTTCGCCTTCGGATACAACGGATTAGGCATTCCTGTGGCCGCCGGTGCGCTGTACGCCATGTTTGGCATACTGCTTAACCCCATGATTGCTGGAGCTGCAATGGCATTCTCCTCACTATCAGTGGTTATTAACGCTAACCGGCTCAGAGGGCTACAACTTGATGCGAATTTCCCATCCACAAGTCTGGCATCGTCCCAACACTCTGCTCAGCCACAAACTCAATTCTTGCCAGCACCAACAGCAAGCAGTCATATGGTGGAACCGCCACACGACAGCAAGCAGCTCGCTGACCAACAGGTCCATCAACAAGAAATAGAAGGGAATACCATGTCAATATTTCACCGTCACCAAGAATCAACAGATCAGGGTGCACAACAAGCCGAGTCTTTCAAGGACCCTGTCTGCGGCATGAGTGTTAATCCTTCCACGGCTGCAGCCAGTCGAGAACACGATGGGAAGCACTACTATTTCTGCAGCACTCACTGCGCTGAAAGCTTTGACAAAGACCCCGCCTCATACGCCGCCTAA
- a CDS encoding metal-sensitive transcriptional regulator produces MIHREESGKSHGYVADKQRVAARLKRVEGQVRAITRMVEDDTYCIDVLTQISACDKALKSVALLLLNDHLNHCVRTAVSQGGDIADDKLKEAEDAIARLVRS; encoded by the coding sequence ATGATTCACCGCGAGGAGAGTGGGAAGAGCCATGGTTACGTGGCCGATAAGCAACGCGTTGCGGCACGCTTGAAAAGAGTCGAGGGACAAGTGCGTGCCATCACGCGCATGGTTGAAGATGACACTTACTGTATAGACGTGCTGACACAAATTTCAGCCTGTGATAAAGCGCTGAAATCAGTCGCACTGCTGCTGCTCAATGATCATCTCAACCACTGTGTACGCACCGCCGTCAGCCAGGGGGGTGACATTGCGGATGACAAACTCAAAGAGGCGGAGGATGCCATCGCGCGTTTAGTACGTTCCTAG